From the genome of Gemmatimonas phototrophica, one region includes:
- a CDS encoding NRAMP family divalent metal transporter, protein MNTKSAKRRSRPPGISPHGVAHVRRGFSARFATLRTAGASALAAFLAVLGPGLLAGLSDDDPAGITTYSVLGADHGYRLLWIIPLSTVLLVQFHLVAVRIGAATGKGFVGIIRTRWGRHWGYVSVIALLFANFGTICAEYAGIAAAGSLIGVPAWLSAPVAGVLITLVVLLGSFHRVEHVLLVISSTLALYIVDGVLARPAWSEVIAGAFLPNLPNTDAGWIALTASLGTTLAPWGLAFIQSYAVDKRITTDSLRWARWDVIIGSVLTGVIGLAIAVACAATLHQAGVRIETAGDAAAALRPLAGSFATVFFGAGLLGASLLAAAIVPIATAYSIAEGVGEPASLDLDARHFQWFYAAFVGLTVAAISIVALPGLPLIPLIYSSQVLNAIVLPLHLIALMLLAADHSIMGASCSTPTEKVLGWGSVILVLLCVAALAWSWVQQPPLF, encoded by the coding sequence ATGAACACGAAGTCCGCAAAACGCCGCTCCCGCCCACCCGGCATCAGCCCGCATGGTGTTGCGCATGTGCGGCGGGGCTTCAGCGCGCGTTTTGCCACTCTGCGCACGGCCGGCGCGTCCGCGCTGGCCGCCTTCCTGGCCGTGCTGGGCCCGGGGTTGCTGGCGGGTCTCTCCGACGATGACCCGGCCGGGATCACGACCTATTCCGTGCTGGGGGCTGACCACGGCTACCGACTGCTGTGGATCATTCCCCTGTCCACCGTGTTGCTGGTCCAGTTTCATCTGGTGGCGGTCCGGATTGGTGCCGCCACCGGCAAAGGCTTTGTCGGCATCATTCGCACCCGGTGGGGTCGGCACTGGGGATACGTCAGCGTCATCGCGCTGTTGTTCGCGAACTTCGGCACGATTTGCGCCGAGTACGCCGGCATTGCCGCCGCGGGATCGCTCATCGGCGTACCGGCGTGGCTCAGTGCCCCGGTTGCCGGCGTCCTCATCACGCTCGTTGTGCTGCTTGGCTCGTTCCACCGTGTTGAGCACGTATTGCTCGTCATCTCCTCCACGTTGGCGCTCTATATCGTGGATGGCGTGCTGGCCCGCCCCGCGTGGTCGGAGGTGATTGCGGGAGCATTCCTGCCAAACTTGCCCAACACCGACGCCGGTTGGATTGCCCTGACCGCGTCACTTGGCACAACGCTCGCCCCGTGGGGACTGGCGTTTATTCAGTCATACGCCGTGGACAAGCGCATCACCACGGACTCGCTACGCTGGGCCCGCTGGGACGTCATTATCGGTTCCGTACTCACGGGAGTCATTGGCCTCGCGATTGCCGTGGCCTGTGCGGCGACGCTGCATCAGGCCGGCGTACGCATTGAGACGGCAGGCGATGCTGCGGCCGCATTGCGGCCACTTGCCGGTTCGTTTGCCACGGTGTTCTTCGGCGCAGGACTGCTCGGCGCCTCCTTGCTGGCCGCCGCCATCGTGCCTATTGCCACCGCGTATTCCATTGCAGAAGGTGTCGGCGAGCCCGCCTCTCTCGATTTGGATGCCCGCCATTTCCAGTGGTTTTACGCCGCGTTTGTCGGCTTGACCGTCGCGGCTATCAGCATCGTCGCCCTGCCGGGGCTTCCGCTCATTCCGCTCATTTATTCGAGCCAGGTACTGAATGCCATTGTGTTGCCGCTCCATCTGATTGCGTTGATGCTGTTGGCCGCCGACCACTCCATCATGGGTGCCTCCTGTTCCACGCCCACGGAGAAGGTACTGGGCTGGGGGAGTGTAATCCTCGTGCTGTTGTGTGTGGCCGCACTGGCGTGGAGTTGGGTGCAGCAGCCGCCGCTATTCTGA
- a CDS encoding DUF4342 domain-containing protein gives MRLAVRFLFNGERDMSEIKVAGDKLKSTLKQLLREGNVRRVIIRNASGRTLLDMPLTAGVAGVVLMPFWIAVAGIVALAKEFTIVVERDPDGAVVRSE, from the coding sequence ATGCGACTGGCTGTGCGGTTTCTCTTCAACGGCGAGCGAGATATGAGCGAGATCAAAGTGGCTGGAGACAAACTCAAGTCCACTCTCAAGCAGCTGCTGCGCGAAGGTAACGTGCGCCGCGTCATCATTCGCAACGCCAGTGGCCGGACCCTGCTGGACATGCCGTTGACGGCGGGCGTCGCGGGCGTGGTATTGATGCCCTTCTGGATTGCCGTGGCGGGCATTGTCGCACTCGCCAAGGAGTTCACGATTGTGGTGGAGCGAGATCCGGATGGGGCAGTGGTACGCTCAGAATAG
- a CDS encoding nuclear transport factor 2 family protein yields the protein MSNAQTIQAAYAAFANNDPSVLFGAMAPDIQWHEAQGNPLADRNPYVGAQAIGEGVFGRLLAAIDHFTAVPSEIIDGGNHVIVLGRYGGTMKHTGATLDAPFCHVYRFEGGHIVSFQQYTDTAQWAQLMP from the coding sequence ATGTCCAACGCGCAGACCATTCAGGCGGCGTATGCCGCGTTCGCGAACAACGATCCGTCGGTGCTCTTTGGCGCCATGGCGCCTGACATCCAGTGGCACGAAGCCCAGGGCAACCCGCTGGCCGATCGCAATCCGTACGTGGGGGCGCAGGCCATTGGCGAAGGCGTGTTTGGCCGCTTGCTCGCCGCGATTGACCACTTTACCGCCGTCCCCAGCGAGATCATCGATGGCGGCAATCATGTCATCGTGCTCGGCCGCTATGGTGGCACCATGAAACATACCGGCGCCACGCTCGACGCTCCGTTCTGCCACGTCTACCGCTTCGAGGGCGGACACATCGTGTCGTTTCAGCAGTACACCGACACGGCCCAGTGGGCGCAGTTGATGCCCTGA
- a CDS encoding potassium channel family protein produces MPRRLLGPELRAYSLITWCFERLFWGMYLLSPSRLAGGSRVVHYRSEAFRLDPHGTTVRRSRRVEVYILSWFLIEMFLLAIAALELGWPLVVSRVLASIRILDILQSSVNLSVFDQLRSRGSLMVSSAVRTLVLSFLNYLELIILFGILYTSVNSQLVGSAGWLDALYYSVVTQLTIGYGDIRPLGVARLISSLQGLIAVAFTILIFGRIVSVLPRIESVMRHDDTDPPSP; encoded by the coding sequence ATGCCTCGACGACTACTCGGTCCGGAACTGCGAGCGTACTCGCTGATTACGTGGTGCTTTGAACGGCTCTTCTGGGGCATGTATCTGCTCTCCCCGAGTCGGCTGGCCGGGGGCAGCCGTGTGGTGCACTACCGCTCGGAAGCCTTCCGGCTGGACCCGCATGGCACCACGGTTCGTCGCTCACGGCGTGTTGAGGTCTACATCCTCAGCTGGTTCCTTATCGAGATGTTCCTGCTCGCCATCGCCGCCCTCGAACTTGGCTGGCCGCTGGTGGTGTCACGCGTCTTGGCGAGCATTCGCATCCTCGACATCCTGCAGTCCTCCGTCAATCTCAGCGTCTTCGATCAGCTGCGGTCGCGCGGATCACTGATGGTGTCGTCGGCCGTGCGCACACTGGTGCTCAGCTTCCTGAACTACCTCGAGCTGATCATCCTGTTTGGTATTCTGTACACCTCGGTCAACAGCCAGCTGGTGGGGTCGGCGGGATGGCTCGATGCGCTGTACTACAGTGTGGTTACGCAGCTGACCATCGGGTACGGTGATATCCGCCCTCTGGGTGTGGCCCGTCTGATCAGCTCTCTGCAGGGGTTGATCGCCGTGGCGTTCACCATTCTGATTTTTGGACGCATCGTCTCCGTGCTGCCGCGCATTGAGAGTGTCATGCGCCACGACGACACCGACCCGCCGTCTCCCTGA
- the ggt gene encoding gamma-glutamyltransferase, whose amino-acid sequence MSRCRTSARYALLASLAWVGLDSATVHAQRPSTMAGRSTVYAPNGMVATSQPLASAAGLEILRRGGNAIDAAVSAAAVLSVTEPHMTGIGGDMFAIVWLAREQRLVALNASGRAGSLMTRETLQARGFRAGSQQGVMSVTVPGALAGWDKLVRTYGKCTLAQVLQPAIGYARDGFPVSPIIAAQWANEVAFLQRDSAAAATYLPGGRAPKAGEWFRNADYARTLRTIADSGIGTFYGGSLGQRIVARISALNGFVTLNDLRRNAPEWVTPMSVPFQGYRVWELPPSNQGIAALEMLRILEPYDLKAMGHNSPAYLHHLIEAKKLAYADLDRFVGDADHLAMPASQLLTDEFIAERRSHLNPQRAQERVDPGPLRTKSETVYLTVADAEGNMVSFINSIYDYFGSGIVVPGTGFALHNRGAGFTLTEGLPNTVAPGKRPFHTLIPGFVTQTVNGREQAYMSFGLMGGGVQAQGHVQFLLNHFVFGMDVQEAIDAPRFRHYDRQRVALEPPIGDGVRNALVGMGHVLIEQPTIAFGGAQAIVRLARGFAAGSDPRKDGMAVGY is encoded by the coding sequence ATGTCACGCTGTCGAACCTCCGCGCGCTACGCCCTCCTCGCCTCCCTCGCCTGGGTCGGCCTCGACTCGGCGACGGTACACGCGCAGCGCCCAAGCACCATGGCTGGTCGCTCGACGGTCTACGCCCCCAACGGCATGGTGGCGACGAGCCAACCGCTCGCCTCGGCGGCTGGTCTGGAGATCCTGCGGCGTGGTGGCAATGCCATTGACGCCGCCGTGTCCGCCGCCGCGGTGCTGAGCGTGACCGAGCCGCACATGACAGGCATTGGCGGCGATATGTTCGCCATCGTGTGGCTGGCCCGGGAGCAGCGTCTGGTGGCGCTCAACGCGAGTGGCCGGGCCGGTTCGCTCATGACGCGCGAAACGCTGCAGGCGCGCGGATTCCGCGCCGGGTCGCAACAGGGGGTCATGTCGGTCACAGTGCCCGGCGCTCTGGCGGGATGGGACAAGCTGGTCCGTACCTATGGCAAGTGCACGTTGGCGCAGGTGCTGCAGCCGGCCATAGGCTACGCGCGCGATGGATTTCCCGTCTCGCCGATCATTGCCGCGCAATGGGCCAACGAAGTGGCGTTCCTGCAGCGCGACTCGGCCGCTGCCGCCACCTACCTGCCCGGCGGACGGGCACCGAAGGCTGGGGAATGGTTCCGGAACGCCGACTATGCGCGCACGCTCAGAACCATTGCCGACAGCGGCATTGGGACGTTCTATGGCGGCAGTCTTGGTCAGCGAATCGTGGCACGCATCAGCGCGTTGAACGGATTTGTCACGCTGAATGACTTGCGCCGGAATGCGCCCGAGTGGGTGACCCCCATGTCGGTGCCGTTTCAGGGCTATCGCGTGTGGGAACTGCCGCCCAGCAATCAGGGAATCGCCGCGCTGGAAATGCTGCGCATTCTCGAGCCCTATGATCTCAAGGCCATGGGGCACAACTCACCGGCGTACCTGCACCATCTTATAGAAGCCAAGAAGTTGGCGTATGCTGATCTTGATCGCTTTGTCGGTGACGCGGACCATCTGGCCATGCCGGCGTCGCAGTTGCTCACCGACGAGTTCATCGCCGAACGCCGCAGTCACCTGAACCCGCAGCGCGCGCAGGAGCGGGTAGACCCGGGGCCGCTGCGCACCAAAAGTGAAACGGTGTATCTCACGGTTGCCGACGCCGAAGGGAACATGGTGTCCTTCATCAACTCGATTTACGACTACTTCGGGTCGGGGATCGTGGTTCCGGGTACCGGCTTCGCGCTGCACAATCGAGGCGCCGGTTTCACACTGACCGAAGGGCTGCCCAATACGGTTGCTCCGGGGAAGCGCCCGTTTCACACGCTCATTCCGGGGTTCGTGACGCAGACCGTGAACGGCCGCGAGCAGGCGTACATGAGCTTCGGCCTCATGGGTGGCGGAGTGCAGGCCCAGGGGCATGTGCAGTTCCTGCTCAACCACTTCGTCTTCGGCATGGACGTGCAGGAGGCCATCGATGCGCCACGCTTTCGTCACTATGACCGTCAGCGGGTGGCGCTCGAACCCCCCATTGGCGATGGCGTACGCAATGCACTGGTGGGGATGGGGCATGTGCTCATTGAGCAGCCCACTATCGCCTTTGGCGGGGCACAGGCCATTGTGCGTCTTGCCCGGGGATTCGCCGCGGGGAGCGACCCGCGCAAGGATGGCATGGCGGTGGGTTACTGA
- the ppk1 gene encoding polyphosphate kinase 1: protein MTFAHPLLTQSEHDEDLLEAELSLLAFQHRVLSLAADPAVPLVERFRFLGIVTSNLDELYMVRMAELRRAASEDPEESSVAARTLARVERAVQDIMARMDSLAAACLADAARCGVQLLRWETLTPEERGSLHALYERDIHPTLHSHAVTLSTGHPIPHLAHLGLFMAVVYRDQEGGRLRVAEHELPGDVPRLLPVPGRVGTVIPLEDVLRANVAALYPDVLVESAHLFRVTRGGDLQLTDDDGQDLLDAVDRATLRRPLNPAVRVEVDRGMPTAVSAVLIEGLHREASARDQSLTVSAVQVVDGLLDLRCLTQLPFPASTPGLSWPLLPQRSPFTGRSVLATIRDGDVLAHHPFDDFNDTVVRFFEEAAADPDVTTIAATLYRVGHPSPVAGALLLAAEAGKRVFALVELQARFDEEHNVRWARAIERAGGHVVYGLPGLKVHAKAALVVRREGDLLRRYVHVGTGNYNPRSGRLYTDLSLFSVRPSLGEDITALFRAVSGGDGETPRAPAALPREALVAPHQLRTALLDRIARETANAQAGRPSGITAKVNALADREMVRALYAASLAGVPVQLVVRGICTLRPQVPGLSEHIRVVSVVGRFLEHSRVYRFHNDGDVEYLIGSSDLRPRNLRRRVELLVPVITAAQQRQLDELLACYLNDPTAWELHADGQYSMVEGAGVSAQQHYAQEAARALPVA, encoded by the coding sequence ATGACTTTTGCCCACCCCCTGCTGACCCAGTCGGAACACGACGAGGACCTCCTCGAGGCCGAACTGAGCCTGCTCGCGTTTCAGCACCGCGTGCTGTCGCTGGCGGCGGATCCCGCGGTGCCGCTCGTGGAGCGATTCCGCTTTCTCGGCATCGTGACCAGCAATCTCGATGAGCTGTACATGGTGCGCATGGCCGAATTGCGCCGGGCCGCGAGTGAAGATCCGGAAGAGAGCAGTGTGGCCGCGCGAACGCTGGCCCGGGTGGAACGCGCCGTTCAGGACATTATGGCACGGATGGACTCGCTTGCCGCCGCCTGTCTGGCGGATGCAGCCCGGTGTGGGGTGCAACTCCTACGCTGGGAGACCCTGACTCCGGAGGAGAGGGGATCGCTGCACGCGCTGTACGAGCGGGATATTCACCCCACCCTGCACTCGCATGCGGTGACCCTCAGCACCGGACACCCCATACCGCACCTGGCGCATCTGGGGCTGTTCATGGCTGTCGTGTACCGCGATCAGGAAGGGGGCCGGCTGCGCGTGGCCGAACACGAGCTCCCCGGTGATGTGCCCCGACTGCTCCCGGTCCCGGGTCGGGTCGGTACGGTTATTCCCCTGGAAGATGTGCTGCGCGCCAATGTCGCCGCGCTGTACCCTGACGTACTGGTGGAGAGTGCACATCTCTTTCGTGTCACGCGCGGTGGCGATCTGCAACTCACCGACGACGACGGGCAGGATCTGCTGGACGCGGTAGACCGCGCGACGCTGCGTCGCCCGCTCAATCCCGCCGTCCGCGTGGAAGTGGACCGGGGGATGCCAACCGCTGTCAGCGCCGTACTCATTGAGGGCCTGCATCGCGAAGCGTCGGCCCGCGACCAGTCGCTTACGGTATCGGCCGTGCAAGTCGTGGACGGCCTGCTCGACCTGCGGTGCCTCACGCAGCTGCCGTTCCCGGCGTCCACACCAGGGCTATCGTGGCCATTGCTGCCCCAGCGGTCGCCGTTCACAGGACGTTCCGTTTTGGCAACGATCCGCGACGGCGACGTGCTGGCGCATCATCCGTTCGATGACTTCAACGACACGGTCGTTCGCTTCTTTGAGGAAGCGGCGGCCGATCCGGATGTCACCACCATTGCCGCCACGCTGTATCGGGTTGGCCATCCGTCGCCGGTGGCCGGGGCGCTGCTGTTGGCCGCCGAGGCGGGCAAACGGGTGTTTGCGCTGGTGGAGTTGCAGGCGCGCTTCGACGAAGAGCACAATGTGCGCTGGGCGCGGGCGATCGAGCGCGCCGGTGGCCACGTGGTGTACGGATTGCCGGGGCTCAAGGTGCACGCCAAGGCCGCGCTGGTGGTGCGACGCGAAGGCGATCTGCTGCGCCGCTACGTACACGTGGGGACCGGCAACTACAATCCCCGCAGCGGGCGGCTGTACACCGATCTATCGCTGTTTTCTGTGCGGCCATCGCTCGGTGAAGACATCACGGCACTCTTCCGGGCGGTGAGTGGGGGGGATGGCGAGACCCCGCGCGCGCCGGCGGCACTGCCACGCGAAGCCCTGGTGGCCCCGCATCAGTTGCGTACCGCGCTGCTCGATCGCATTGCCCGCGAAACGGCCAACGCACAGGCCGGACGGCCGAGTGGGATAACCGCCAAGGTGAACGCCCTGGCCGACCGCGAAATGGTCCGGGCACTGTATGCCGCCTCGCTGGCGGGGGTTCCCGTGCAGCTTGTCGTCCGCGGGATCTGCACACTGCGCCCACAGGTCCCCGGACTGTCCGAACACATCCGCGTCGTGAGTGTCGTGGGACGCTTCCTCGAGCATTCCCGCGTCTACCGGTTTCACAACGACGGTGACGTCGAGTATCTGATTGGCTCGAGTGATCTGCGACCACGCAATCTGCGGCGGCGCGTCGAACTGCTTGTGCCCGTCATTACCGCGGCACAACAGCGGCAGCTCGACGAACTGCTCGCCTGCTACCTCAACGACCCCACCGCGTGGGAATTGCACGCGGACGGCCAGTATTCGATGGTCGAGGGCGCAGGTGTCTCAGCGCAGCAGCACTATGCACAAGAAGCCGCCCGCGCGCTGCCGGTGGCATAA
- a CDS encoding WD40/YVTN/BNR-like repeat-containing protein — protein sequence MSFRTVLGVSSLVVGCLPGLLGAQRPRGITPATPATATTTLDSSFIKVPTWRFVGPDGNRVIAVAGVPGEYRTYYAGAASGGLFKSTNGGVRWTPVTDSLRVSSVSAVAVAPSDPNVVWFGTGETFLRSNVSIGDGIYRSTDAGEHWKRMGLENTGRIGRVLIHPDNPNVVYAAAQGHGYGPQQDRGLWRTTDGGTTWKKVLFVNDSTGIIDVAMDPTNPRVLFAASWQQYIVPWNKHSGGHGSGIYMSRDGGDTWRRLDGGADGQGWGKGLPRAGTMGKIAVGVARSDAQRLYALIEMKEPALYRSDDGGRSWRSVNRDHDLLERPQYYTRFGIAPDNADKLFVVGVRFVGTSDGGLTKMPNPPRAGGDLHDIWWDVRDPNRFMVGDDGGVGITVDGGKSFQRIALPNAQMYHVAVDTRIPYNLYGNRQDGYSYVGPSNSRGSRSIGVWSPVGGCESGWTIPDTVDNRTVWSGCYDAGLETFDLQTRMARAVEPWPEAGYGVAPKDLKYRFQWTFPIAISPHDHNTVYVGSQVVHRTTNGGQSWSIISPDLSTNDRSKQESSGGLVIDNLFVENVTVLFSIAESPLQKGLIWAGTMDGLVHVTRDGGGSWTNVTANVPGLPKWSTISNIEPSKYEAGTAYMSVDAHLINDRDPYIYRTTDYGRSWVRINGNIPASVFSYVHVVRQDPVRKGMLYAGTENALYVSLNDGVSWMEINGSLPHAPVSWIEIQGHFHDLVVSTYGRGFYIADDISYLRTMADSLAAKPAALLPMRATYRFRKVSTPTGSPGSLVNGQDPPLAATINYTVNTIPNDSTARDSVNFRVYDASGALIRKFRTAPAKRGLNRALWDLRHEGPRKAKLRTAPPGNTSLRVLDSRPLVPWDLDLVGGQVGPLVAPGTYTVAMIWKGDTLRQNVEVRRDPNSAGTEGDIAAQVALALRIRDALNETVALIDESEWNRRTFEQLRNMLREKIRDTKEFGPPPGRNPTTADAEAFLKEIDAIEKKVIEIEGQLYDITLTGAREDAFRSPNQLYEKLASVGSDVAASSADFRPTDQHVEVHGMLRGQLDTLKQKFSSLIANDLSAFAAKAAKLGLTMPVMFE from the coding sequence ATGTCCTTCCGCACTGTCCTTGGCGTTTCCAGTCTCGTCGTCGGATGCCTCCCTGGCCTCCTCGGCGCGCAGCGCCCTCGGGGGATCACCCCTGCCACCCCCGCCACGGCCACCACCACGCTCGATTCGTCGTTCATCAAGGTGCCCACGTGGCGCTTTGTGGGCCCTGATGGCAATCGCGTGATTGCCGTAGCGGGCGTACCGGGCGAGTATCGCACCTACTACGCCGGGGCCGCGTCGGGCGGTCTGTTCAAGAGCACCAACGGTGGCGTGCGCTGGACGCCAGTCACCGACTCGCTGCGGGTCTCCTCCGTGAGCGCCGTGGCCGTGGCGCCCTCAGACCCCAACGTGGTCTGGTTCGGTACCGGCGAAACGTTCCTGCGCAGCAATGTCTCCATTGGCGATGGCATTTATCGCTCCACCGATGCCGGTGAGCACTGGAAGCGCATGGGGCTCGAGAACACCGGACGCATTGGGCGCGTGCTCATTCACCCGGACAACCCCAATGTGGTGTACGCGGCGGCGCAAGGGCATGGCTACGGCCCGCAGCAGGACCGTGGACTCTGGCGCACCACCGACGGCGGGACCACGTGGAAGAAAGTGCTGTTCGTGAACGACAGCACCGGCATAATTGATGTGGCCATGGACCCCACCAATCCGCGCGTGCTCTTTGCGGCCAGCTGGCAGCAGTACATCGTGCCGTGGAACAAACATTCCGGTGGCCATGGCAGCGGGATCTACATGTCACGCGATGGCGGCGACACGTGGCGGCGGCTCGATGGTGGCGCCGACGGCCAGGGATGGGGCAAAGGATTGCCGAGGGCCGGCACCATGGGCAAGATCGCCGTGGGGGTCGCCCGCAGCGATGCGCAACGTCTCTACGCGTTGATCGAAATGAAAGAGCCGGCGCTCTATCGCTCCGACGATGGGGGCCGCAGCTGGCGGTCGGTGAATCGCGATCACGACTTGCTGGAGCGCCCGCAGTACTACACCCGTTTTGGCATTGCGCCTGACAACGCCGACAAACTGTTTGTGGTGGGCGTGCGCTTTGTCGGCACGAGCGACGGTGGCTTGACCAAGATGCCCAATCCGCCGCGGGCCGGCGGTGACCTGCATGACATCTGGTGGGATGTCCGTGACCCCAACCGGTTCATGGTGGGGGACGACGGCGGCGTAGGCATCACCGTTGACGGCGGGAAGTCGTTCCAGCGCATCGCGCTCCCCAATGCCCAGATGTATCACGTGGCCGTAGACACCAGGATTCCGTACAACCTCTACGGCAATCGGCAGGACGGGTATTCGTATGTGGGGCCCAGCAATTCGCGTGGCTCCCGCTCCATTGGCGTATGGAGCCCGGTGGGCGGGTGCGAGAGCGGGTGGACCATTCCCGACACGGTCGATAACCGCACGGTCTGGAGTGGCTGCTACGACGCCGGCCTGGAGACCTTCGATCTGCAAACGCGTATGGCCCGCGCCGTGGAGCCCTGGCCCGAAGCGGGGTATGGCGTGGCCCCCAAGGATCTCAAGTATCGATTCCAGTGGACCTTCCCCATTGCCATCTCCCCGCACGATCACAACACCGTGTATGTGGGTTCGCAGGTGGTGCATCGCACTACCAATGGCGGCCAGTCGTGGAGTATCATCTCCCCCGACTTGTCCACCAATGACAGGTCGAAGCAGGAATCAAGTGGGGGACTGGTCATCGACAACCTGTTCGTCGAAAATGTGACCGTGCTCTTCTCCATCGCCGAATCACCGCTCCAGAAAGGTCTGATCTGGGCCGGCACCATGGATGGACTCGTGCACGTCACGCGCGATGGCGGCGGCAGCTGGACGAACGTGACCGCGAACGTGCCCGGCCTCCCCAAGTGGAGCACGATCTCCAACATCGAGCCCAGCAAATACGAAGCGGGGACGGCGTACATGTCGGTGGATGCGCACCTCATCAACGATCGGGATCCGTACATCTATCGCACCACCGACTATGGCCGTTCGTGGGTGCGCATCAACGGCAATATTCCCGCCAGCGTGTTCAGTTACGTGCACGTGGTGCGTCAGGACCCGGTGCGCAAAGGCATGCTCTACGCGGGCACCGAGAACGCGTTGTATGTGTCGCTGAACGACGGCGTGTCCTGGATGGAGATCAATGGCTCCCTGCCGCACGCCCCGGTGAGCTGGATCGAGATTCAGGGGCACTTTCATGATCTCGTCGTGTCCACATATGGCCGCGGCTTTTATATCGCCGACGACATTTCGTATCTCCGCACCATGGCCGACTCGCTGGCGGCCAAGCCGGCGGCCCTCTTGCCCATGCGGGCCACCTATCGCTTCCGCAAGGTGAGCACCCCAACGGGTTCGCCCGGATCGCTCGTGAACGGCCAAGACCCGCCACTGGCCGCCACGATCAACTACACAGTCAACACCATTCCCAACGATTCGACCGCCCGCGATTCCGTGAACTTCCGCGTCTACGACGCGTCAGGCGCACTCATTCGCAAATTCCGCACGGCACCAGCGAAGCGGGGGCTCAACCGGGCCCTCTGGGATTTGCGTCATGAGGGACCACGCAAGGCCAAGCTGCGCACGGCGCCACCGGGCAACACCTCGCTCCGCGTACTCGATTCGCGTCCGCTGGTGCCCTGGGATCTCGACCTCGTTGGCGGGCAGGTTGGTCCGCTGGTGGCGCCGGGGACGTACACCGTGGCGATGATCTGGAAGGGAGACACCCTGCGCCAGAACGTCGAGGTGCGACGCGACCCCAACAGCGCCGGCACCGAGGGCGATATTGCAGCGCAGGTCGCCCTGGCGCTGCGCATCCGCGACGCGCTCAACGAGACCGTGGCGCTCATCGACGAGTCGGAGTGGAACCGCCGCACGTTCGAGCAGTTGCGGAACATGCTGCGCGAAAAGATCCGGGATACGAAGGAGTTCGGGCCGCCGCCGGGGCGCAATCCGACCACTGCCGATGCCGAAGCGTTCCTCAAGGAGATCGACGCCATTGAAAAGAAGGTCATCGAGATTGAAGGGCAGCTGTACGACATCACCCTCACCGGTGCGCGTGAGGACGCCTTCCGCTCACCCAATCAGCTGTACGAAAAGCTCGCGTCTGTGGGCAGTGATGTGGCAGCCTCCAGTGCCGACTTCCGCCCCACTGACCAGCATGTCGAAGTGCATGGCATGTTGCGGGGGCAACTCGACACGTTGAAGCAGAAGTTCAGCAGCCTTATTGCCAACGATCTCAGCGCGTTCGCAGCCAAGGCCGCCAAACTCGGTCTGACGATGCCCGTGATGTTCGAGTAG